Proteins encoded by one window of Companilactobacillus ginsenosidimutans:
- a CDS encoding YibE/F family protein, translating to MWKTRRFQILIAVILVFVATAATYFDAPLYKKPIVQIEQVTQKSKTKNTDEYKNTDYQIDQIVKGHFANGSQKGKSVKITNSYTQSQLTDEKYKVGQQVFVAKTSKNVYSIQSTKRDAVLVFAIGLVVILLFCMKFTRAKLFSSVAINIVIFYGFMQFLIKSKDSLLVVLTIITAILIAAVALIIILGPTQDALMAFLSTLMATTAALLLSVFLLNLSNNSNIHFEMTEYDLQPYFAVFISQVIFSVLGVILDETMDISSSLIEMKQEVPDVKQTALFKAGMSIGRELVGPLINILLFIVFAENLNLVMLYLTNGNSVGYTLDMTLSLGVTQLIISAIGIVLTVPTTSFIASHMVARRAN from the coding sequence ATGTGGAAAACACGTCGATTTCAAATACTAATAGCCGTCATATTAGTGTTTGTGGCAACCGCTGCAACATATTTTGATGCGCCGTTATATAAGAAACCAATCGTTCAAATTGAACAAGTTACTCAAAAGAGTAAGACTAAAAATACTGATGAATACAAAAACACTGATTATCAGATTGACCAAATTGTGAAGGGCCACTTTGCTAATGGAAGTCAAAAAGGTAAGTCAGTTAAAATCACCAATAGTTACACACAGTCGCAGTTGACTGATGAAAAATATAAAGTTGGACAACAAGTTTTCGTTGCTAAGACTTCGAAAAATGTTTACTCCATTCAAAGTACTAAAAGGGATGCAGTTTTAGTATTTGCGATTGGACTAGTCGTGATTCTTCTATTCTGCATGAAATTTACGAGGGCTAAACTATTTTCAAGTGTGGCAATAAATATCGTAATTTTTTACGGGTTCATGCAGTTTTTGATTAAATCTAAGGATAGTCTGTTGGTAGTTTTGACCATCATAACAGCTATTCTCATTGCTGCAGTTGCGTTAATAATAATTTTGGGACCAACGCAAGACGCCTTGATGGCATTCTTGAGTACGTTGATGGCAACGACCGCAGCCTTATTGCTGAGTGTATTTTTGCTAAATCTTTCCAATAATAGCAACATCCATTTTGAAATGACAGAATACGATTTACAGCCGTATTTTGCGGTGTTCATTTCGCAAGTTATTTTCAGTGTGTTAGGTGTCATTCTTGATGAAACAATGGATATTTCATCCTCGTTAATCGAGATGAAACAAGAAGTTCCAGATGTTAAACAGACTGCCTTGTTCAAAGCCGGTATGTCAATCGGACGCGAGCTAGTTGGACCACTGATCAATATCCTACTGTTCATCGTTTTTGCCGAAAACTTGAACTTGGTAATGTTGTATCTAACTAACGGAAACTCAGTCGGATATACGCTAGACATGACCTTGAGCCTAGGTGTGACACAATTAATTATCAGTGCCATCGGAATTGTCTTAACTGTTCCGACAACTAGTTTCATCGCCAGCCACATGGTAGCAAGGAGGGCAAACTGA
- a CDS encoding YibE/F family protein, with protein sequence MMYLLIAFIILLLIVTGTRGLSLLLGLGINIIAIIALLILIADGFNVIITTAIVSVIILIVAIYMNVENSVTANISFKTSIIITAVILLITIPILYWSSTQGMGVEDQEELEGFSLAAGVSFPQLAIATIIVNSLGVISETSVAITSGLNEIVLSKPTLTNKEVFDDGFSVGNKILSTQTNTLLFNFFATTFPLFFLMNTLRFNFGDIVNDKIFGAEVLTTVVCTIGVILTVPITAWQVSRTSRSAIVESAKTEDKEK encoded by the coding sequence ATGATGTACTTATTAATAGCTTTTATAATTTTATTGTTAATAGTAACCGGAACCCGTGGTCTGTCATTGTTGCTCGGATTGGGCATCAACATAATAGCTATCATCGCATTATTGATTTTGATAGCAGACGGTTTCAACGTCATAATCACCACCGCCATTGTTTCTGTCATAATTTTAATTGTCGCAATTTATATGAATGTGGAAAATTCTGTCACCGCTAATATTTCATTTAAGACGTCAATCATTATTACAGCAGTAATCCTGCTAATCACCATTCCAATCTTATATTGGTCAAGCACACAAGGGATGGGTGTAGAGGATCAAGAAGAGTTAGAAGGATTCTCACTTGCGGCAGGAGTATCATTCCCACAATTAGCGATTGCGACGATTATTGTTAACAGTTTGGGAGTTATTTCTGAAACAAGCGTGGCAATTACTAGTGGATTGAATGAGATTGTTTTGAGTAAACCAACGCTAACTAATAAGGAAGTGTTCGATGACGGTTTTTCTGTCGGAAACAAAATTTTGAGCACACAGACTAATACTTTGCTGTTCAATTTTTTTGCTACGACTTTTCCATTGTTTTTCTTGATGAATACTTTACGGTTTAACTTTGGTGATATTGTTAATGATAAGATTTTTGGAGCAGAAGTGTTGACCACTGTTGTATGTACGATTGGTGTTATCTTGACAGTTCCAATCACCGCATGGCAAGTCTCCCGAACTTCGCGGTCTGCTATTGTTGAAAGTGCTAAAACAGAGGATAAGGAGAAGTAG
- a CDS encoding aldo/keto reductase — MKQLSLGETNWQVSEIAFGAWRMDALSVDKAVKAIETAYDCGINFVDNADMYGKGESEQRFGDALKQSSVKREDLYIQTKAAIVPGKKYDFSREHIMNAIDGSMKRLGVDYLDSFLLHRPDPLMEPEEVADIFDDLQQSGKVRHFGVSNFNPQQFLLVQESLNQKLLVNQVQFSLMHTGMIDHGIHSNMADDRSINHDGELIEFSRRMGVTLQAWSPFQYGMFEGVFIDNPDFPELNAELQKLGEKYGVSKNAIAAAWILRHPAKMQVIIGTMNPKHIIDSCQAADIELTHQEWYDLYFAAGNDLP, encoded by the coding sequence ATGAAACAACTCAGTCTTGGAGAGACAAATTGGCAAGTATCCGAAATTGCCTTTGGTGCATGGAGAATGGACGCATTGTCTGTTGACAAAGCAGTTAAAGCAATCGAAACTGCGTATGATTGCGGTATCAATTTCGTGGATAACGCCGATATGTATGGAAAAGGTGAATCCGAGCAACGCTTTGGCGATGCACTTAAACAAAGCAGCGTTAAACGTGAAGATTTATACATCCAAACTAAAGCTGCCATCGTTCCAGGTAAGAAATACGATTTTTCTAGAGAACATATTATGAATGCAATTGATGGTAGCATGAAACGTCTTGGCGTCGACTACTTAGATTCATTCCTACTCCATCGTCCAGATCCACTAATGGAGCCAGAAGAAGTAGCCGATATTTTCGACGACTTACAACAAAGTGGAAAAGTTAGACACTTCGGAGTTTCAAACTTTAATCCACAACAATTTTTACTTGTACAAGAATCACTCAATCAAAAATTATTAGTCAACCAAGTGCAATTCAGTTTGATGCACACAGGAATGATTGACCACGGAATTCACAGTAACATGGCTGACGACCGTTCAATCAACCACGACGGAGAACTAATCGAATTTTCTCGTCGCATGGGTGTAACTCTACAAGCTTGGTCACCATTCCAATATGGAATGTTCGAAGGAGTTTTCATCGACAACCCAGACTTCCCTGAATTGAATGCTGAGCTACAAAAGCTTGGCGAGAAATACGGTGTGTCGAAAAATGCGATTGCTGCAGCTTGGATTTTGCGTCACCCTGCTAAGATGCAGGTTATTATTGGTACAATGAACCCTAAACACATTATTGATAGTTGTCAGGCTGCTGATATCGAGCTGACACATCAAGAGTGGTATGATCTCTATTTTGCCGCCGGGAATGATTTGCCTTAA
- a CDS encoding glycerophosphoryl diester phosphodiesterase membrane domain-containing protein produces MASLRLFKEQNNNFWHRWWTYSQILIIVDILINLIFIPILNFLIDTILETNHIGYISYTNIPNLLTHKSLAMFELVLLLLFIMILVFAQFAAVFISFRAIRSDLSLRWIDYLHELWHQIWPIPYKTFGFFLLYFLLIIPFGGIGLYTPLLNKVQIPTFITDWLFQEHLPFGILLTIIYLIIFYIGIRWIFVLPTMIFEKIGARQAIKKSNAATKGKLLHYLIYLAILSVIVVVATWIIFGIILGIQWAFDQLQIMAKSAAVVNLTIVQIINAAAGYYFSAMIALLMISNSSALVAAPNAQRRKARRWPWFFIMAVVVSGFATYGVLYFNDLLLSKPLAISHRGVDDGNGVQNTISSLKTTSKEKPDYIEMDVQETKDHKFIVLHDNTLKTLAGIDKGPKDMTLAELQQVTVHENGKSDHLASFDDYQNEATKLHQKLLVEFKRTPSTKSDFVQKFSNRYETKLRKNHDMIHSLDYNFIQQSKSNMPRVPADYILSFNLSGVPRSKANGFTMEYTTLNDTFIDDAHFEKKKVYAWTVNGTNDMDKMIFLGADGIITDNLSDLQNEIDANFNTKDYALRIYNYIVTMQDPTR; encoded by the coding sequence ATGGCAAGTTTACGACTTTTTAAAGAACAGAATAACAACTTCTGGCATCGATGGTGGACCTACTCACAAATCCTAATCATCGTCGATATTTTAATTAACTTAATATTCATTCCAATACTAAATTTCTTAATAGATACAATCCTAGAAACTAATCACATTGGATACATTTCATATACAAATATACCCAATTTATTAACCCACAAATCATTGGCAATGTTCGAACTAGTGTTGCTACTGCTGTTCATAATGATATTAGTCTTTGCACAATTTGCAGCAGTCTTTATCAGTTTCCGAGCAATCCGCTCTGATTTAAGCCTCCGATGGATCGATTATTTACACGAATTATGGCATCAAATTTGGCCAATTCCCTATAAAACGTTCGGATTCTTCCTATTATATTTCTTACTAATAATTCCATTCGGAGGAATTGGACTATATACACCGCTCTTAAATAAAGTCCAAATTCCAACTTTCATAACCGACTGGTTATTCCAAGAACATCTCCCATTTGGAATTTTACTGACAATTATCTACCTAATTATTTTCTATATTGGTATACGTTGGATTTTTGTCTTGCCTACAATGATTTTTGAAAAAATTGGTGCACGGCAAGCAATTAAGAAAAGTAATGCCGCAACCAAAGGCAAACTTCTACATTACCTAATTTACTTAGCAATATTATCGGTAATCGTCGTTGTAGCAACTTGGATTATTTTTGGGATAATTCTCGGTATTCAATGGGCATTCGACCAACTACAAATCATGGCAAAATCAGCAGCCGTTGTAAATTTAACGATAGTACAAATTATTAATGCAGCCGCCGGCTACTATTTCTCAGCTATGATTGCCTTATTGATGATTTCTAATTCTTCTGCACTTGTTGCAGCACCAAATGCTCAAAGACGGAAAGCCCGTCGTTGGCCATGGTTCTTTATTATGGCTGTCGTGGTTTCAGGTTTTGCCACATATGGTGTCCTTTACTTTAACGATTTGCTTCTTTCAAAACCACTCGCAATTTCACATCGTGGTGTTGACGATGGCAATGGCGTTCAAAATACAATTTCTTCACTCAAAACCACCAGCAAAGAAAAGCCTGATTACATCGAAATGGACGTACAGGAAACCAAGGATCATAAGTTCATTGTGTTGCACGATAACACTCTGAAAACTTTGGCAGGCATCGATAAGGGACCAAAAGATATGACTCTAGCAGAACTCCAACAAGTCACTGTTCATGAAAATGGCAAGTCAGACCATCTTGCAAGTTTCGACGATTATCAAAATGAGGCGACAAAGTTACATCAGAAATTGCTAGTTGAATTCAAACGAACTCCTTCCACCAAATCTGATTTTGTCCAAAAGTTTTCTAACCGCTATGAAACTAAATTACGCAAAAATCACGATATGATACACTCACTTGATTATAATTTTATTCAACAAAGTAAATCGAACATGCCCAGAGTCCCCGCTGACTATATTTTGTCGTTTAATTTATCTGGCGTCCCACGTTCAAAAGCAAACGGATTTACCATGGAGTACACGACTTTGAATGATACATTCATCGATGATGCCCACTTCGAGAAAAAGAAAGTTTACGCATGGACGGTAAACGGCACAAATGATATGGATAAAATGATTTTCCTAGGTGCCGACGGAATTATCACCGATAATCTATCTGATTTACAAAATGAAATCGATGCAAACTTTAATACTAAAGATTATGCACTCAGAATTTATAACTATATTGTCACAATGCAAGATCCAACAAGATAG
- a CDS encoding glycoside hydrolase family 73 protein: protein MSYKRLLLTSTVVLSTLASVAAPTVVSAADNAQQVQTTSTDASAVANSNSGNKSNVIAGSSVKKADTSVAHSTTSASVQAASEAPSANNALKAVVQSSATAATSDQQQAFLAMAAPMAQKAAAEYGLYASVMLAQAILESAWGQSDLATQGNNLFGIKGDYNGAYVSMPTSEWSASQGWYSIYANFRKYPSFYESFKDNGNKLRNGVDWDSSYYSGTWKENTGSYQDATAWLQGRYATAPNYASSLNSVIQTYNLTQYDSGSTENATQAPSDSTRTIVVNNKSSYATPLVAFNADGSMKNSNRGLSNGTGWATDQTKSYNGHTYYRVSTNEWVMDTYATLK, encoded by the coding sequence ATGTCTTATAAGAGGTTACTTTTAACTAGTACAGTCGTACTAAGTACACTTGCATCAGTTGCCGCACCTACTGTCGTATCAGCTGCGGATAACGCTCAACAAGTTCAAACAACATCAACAGACGCATCAGCAGTCGCTAACTCAAATTCTGGAAACAAATCAAATGTTATCGCTGGATCAAGCGTAAAGAAAGCCGATACTTCTGTTGCTCATTCAACAACATCAGCAAGTGTTCAAGCTGCCTCAGAGGCTCCTTCAGCAAATAATGCACTTAAAGCCGTTGTTCAATCATCAGCAACTGCTGCTACAAGTGATCAACAACAAGCTTTTCTAGCAATGGCTGCACCAATGGCACAAAAAGCTGCTGCTGAATATGGTTTGTATGCATCAGTTATGCTTGCACAAGCTATCCTTGAAAGTGCTTGGGGTCAATCAGACCTAGCAACACAAGGAAACAACTTGTTTGGTATCAAGGGTGACTACAATGGTGCCTATGTATCAATGCCAACAAGTGAATGGAGTGCTAGCCAAGGCTGGTATTCAATTTATGCTAACTTTAGAAAATACCCAAGCTTCTATGAATCATTCAAAGATAATGGTAACAAGCTACGCAACGGTGTAGATTGGGATTCATCATATTACAGTGGTACATGGAAAGAAAACACAGGTTCATATCAAGATGCTACAGCATGGTTGCAAGGTAGATATGCCACTGCACCTAACTACGCTTCATCATTGAACAGCGTTATCCAAACATACAACTTGACTCAATACGACTCAGGTTCAACTGAAAATGCTACCCAAGCACCTTCAGATAGTACAAGAACAATCGTTGTTAATAACAAGAGCAGTTATGCAACACCATTAGTTGCATTCAATGCTGATGGTTCAATGAAGAACTCTAACCGTGGACTTTCAAACGGAACAGGTTGGGCAACTGATCAAACAAAGAGTTACAACGGACACACATATTACCGTGTTTCAACAAACGAATGGGTAATGGACACATACGCAACACTTAAATAA
- a CDS encoding LTA synthase family protein, which translates to MLKRFKHMLNTRLGFMFFLVFILWTKSVFAYYADFSLGLADPLQHFIAIINPIGFTIVLLSLTLYINRPKLSYTLMIILYFISTLLVYSNVLYFREFSNFISITTITGVFSVSKGLGGSAVQSMLPHDFLYWIDFVILLVLFITKFITLDSRPFRKLNAFATTSFGLMFFSLNLMLADCNRPQLISRTFDQTYTVKYLGLPAFTTLDAINTVQSNQVRSTATGTDIDPDLNYIQNHYASPDPEYFGKANRKNIIIIHLESFQQFLINLKINDQEVTPFLNSLYADNNTISFDNFFNQVGFGKTSDAETMLETGLFGTPTGSFFTHQEKTNTSQGAPAILKQKKGYTGAVFHGNVMSFYDRDTVYKNLGYDYFFDQSYFNKLDAPPMEFGLQDKLMLSQSAKYLEQLQQPFYTKFITVTNHYPFKLPDMDKEDFSGQGVTPSETVNDYFESAHYLDSSLKEFFDYLKTSGLYKNSMIVLYGDHYGISERRAAPLSQFIGHNPPEWNDFDNAQSQRVPFMIHMNGLKGGVKHEYGGEIDVLPTILHLAGVNTQNYTHVGTDLLSKNHKQIVAFRNGNFVTPQYTVLKNPFTVFDNKTGESIDLKQNPILMKKIINWTKQVNQQLQVSDDINNLNLLRFYTPAGFTPVDPSKYSYLNQVQQMIKIRDNLGSASTSMYSKNDDTSTTSLYNTDAPEVKDSGRDSIDNLYSVLPKK; encoded by the coding sequence TTGTTAAAGAGATTCAAGCATATGCTCAATACAAGACTGGGATTCATGTTCTTCCTTGTCTTCATACTTTGGACCAAGTCAGTTTTCGCGTATTATGCTGACTTTTCTTTGGGTTTGGCTGACCCGCTTCAGCATTTCATTGCAATAATTAATCCAATCGGATTCACCATTGTCTTGCTAAGTCTTACCCTCTACATAAACCGACCCAAGCTTTCATATACACTAATGATTATTTTGTATTTCATATCCACCCTACTTGTATACTCAAATGTTTTATATTTTAGAGAATTCTCAAATTTCATCTCAATTACAACGATTACTGGCGTATTTAGCGTTTCTAAAGGATTGGGTGGAAGTGCAGTTCAATCCATGTTGCCACATGATTTTTTATATTGGATAGACTTTGTCATTTTGCTAGTTCTATTTATAACTAAATTTATCACGTTAGACTCACGTCCATTTCGAAAACTGAATGCGTTCGCAACGACGTCATTCGGATTAATGTTCTTTTCACTCAATTTGATGTTAGCTGATTGCAATCGCCCACAGCTAATCTCTAGAACTTTTGACCAAACCTATACCGTTAAGTACCTCGGATTACCAGCATTTACAACATTGGATGCAATCAACACGGTCCAATCTAATCAAGTTCGTTCAACCGCAACAGGAACTGATATTGACCCGGATCTAAACTATATTCAGAATCATTACGCATCACCAGATCCCGAATATTTTGGTAAAGCTAATCGGAAAAATATAATCATTATCCATCTTGAAAGTTTTCAACAATTTTTAATTAACCTAAAAATTAACGATCAAGAAGTAACACCATTTTTGAATAGTCTATATGCAGATAACAACACAATATCGTTTGATAATTTCTTCAACCAGGTTGGTTTTGGTAAAACTAGTGATGCTGAAACTATGCTTGAAACTGGACTTTTTGGAACTCCGACAGGCTCATTTTTCACGCATCAAGAAAAGACCAATACCTCTCAAGGGGCACCGGCAATTTTAAAACAAAAGAAAGGCTATACTGGTGCGGTATTCCATGGTAACGTTATGAGTTTCTATGATAGGGACACTGTCTACAAAAATTTAGGTTATGATTATTTCTTCGACCAAAGTTATTTCAACAAATTAGATGCCCCACCTATGGAATTTGGATTACAAGATAAACTAATGTTGTCTCAAAGTGCCAAATATTTAGAGCAACTTCAGCAACCTTTCTACACAAAATTTATTACTGTTACAAATCATTATCCATTCAAATTGCCTGACATGGATAAAGAAGATTTCTCAGGTCAAGGTGTGACTCCTTCAGAAACAGTAAACGACTATTTTGAATCTGCTCATTACCTCGATAGTTCTCTCAAAGAATTCTTTGATTACTTAAAGACTAGCGGTTTGTACAAAAACTCTATGATCGTACTATATGGAGACCATTACGGTATCTCCGAACGACGTGCTGCTCCGCTATCACAATTCATTGGACACAATCCACCTGAATGGAACGACTTCGACAATGCACAATCCCAGCGTGTTCCGTTTATGATTCATATGAATGGATTAAAAGGTGGAGTCAAGCATGAATATGGTGGTGAGATTGATGTCTTACCAACCATACTTCACCTTGCCGGTGTGAATACGCAAAATTACACACACGTCGGAACAGACTTGCTTTCTAAAAATCATAAACAGATTGTTGCCTTCAGAAACGGTAATTTCGTGACTCCGCAATATACAGTGCTGAAAAATCCATTTACTGTATTCGACAATAAAACTGGTGAATCAATTGATTTAAAACAAAATCCGATTCTGATGAAGAAAATTATCAATTGGACTAAACAAGTAAATCAACAATTACAAGTATCAGACGATATAAATAATTTGAATTTACTAAGATTTTACACACCAGCAGGATTCACTCCTGTTGATCCAAGCAAATACAGTTATCTAAACCAAGTTCAACAAATGATTAAAATTCGAGATAATCTCGGCAGTGCTTCAACAAGCATGTATTCCAAGAACGACGATACTTCGACGACAAGTCTGTACAACACAGATGCACCCGAAGTTAAAGATAGTGGAAGAGATTCCATTGATAATCTATATTCAGTATTACCAAAAAAATAA
- a CDS encoding MFS transporter: MNKRARLNLGFHLYLNYFVHGMAIVILAQNMVPLGQQWGVSVSKVAMVISSLGIGRLVVLYFSGRLSDKFGRQIFVKLGILAYIPFFIGIILSPNVYIAYICGILAGMANSFLDSGTYPALMELFPRTATTANVLIKAFVSAGELLLPILVTVVENFKIWYGATFIFAAVILFINYFFIARAKFPEMTKVKVTVENEVKHTMSFLQRINAVTLTIYGYISMSTFYLVSQWLTKYGQEVLKMDLPSARYLVSVYSIGSLTGVVLITILTSRRVKSVYVMLVSTIISLLALLSMTFILNSTVIFISSFVIGMSAAGGVMQVGLVIMSQLFPNKKGTVTGIYYTAGAISSFTIPVITGYLYKFGVHSIMIFDVFIAVVGVVCAVVIFLNRKQVQV, from the coding sequence ATGAATAAACGAGCAAGGTTGAATCTAGGCTTTCATCTGTATTTGAATTATTTTGTTCACGGAATGGCCATCGTGATCCTGGCTCAGAACATGGTACCTCTTGGACAACAATGGGGAGTGTCCGTGTCAAAAGTTGCCATGGTCATTTCATCATTAGGAATTGGCCGACTTGTAGTTTTGTACTTTTCGGGGAGACTATCTGATAAATTTGGCCGACAAATATTCGTCAAATTGGGAATATTAGCATATATTCCATTTTTTATTGGAATAATACTTAGCCCAAATGTATATATCGCATATATATGTGGAATCCTTGCCGGGATGGCAAATTCATTCTTAGACTCTGGAACATATCCAGCACTAATGGAGTTATTTCCAAGAACAGCAACCACAGCGAATGTTTTGATAAAAGCTTTCGTATCAGCTGGAGAATTATTATTGCCGATATTAGTTACTGTAGTGGAGAATTTCAAAATTTGGTACGGAGCCACATTTATTTTTGCAGCCGTAATATTATTTATTAATTATTTTTTCATTGCCCGTGCGAAATTCCCAGAAATGACCAAGGTAAAGGTAACTGTTGAAAACGAAGTAAAACACACCATGAGTTTTCTACAACGAATTAATGCTGTTACATTAACTATCTATGGGTATATTTCTATGTCGACTTTCTACTTAGTTAGTCAGTGGTTGACGAAATATGGTCAAGAAGTTTTGAAGATGGATCTTCCTAGTGCTCGATATTTAGTTAGTGTATACAGTATTGGTTCTTTGACGGGAGTCGTTTTAATAACTATTTTAACTAGTCGTCGTGTGAAGTCAGTTTACGTAATGCTAGTAAGTACAATTATTTCGTTACTAGCTTTGTTGTCAATGACATTTATTTTGAACTCAACAGTTATATTTATCTCATCATTTGTTATTGGAATGTCCGCTGCAGGTGGTGTTATGCAGGTTGGATTGGTAATTATGAGTCAACTTTTTCCAAACAAAAAAGGAACCGTTACGGGGATTTATTACACAGCTGGTGCAATTTCTTCCTTCACGATTCCAGTGATTACCGGATACTTATATAAATTTGGCGTTCATAGCATTATGATTTTTGATGTTTTTATTGCCGTGGTCGGTGTAGTTTGTGCGGTGGTGATTTTCCTAAATCGTAAACAGGTTCAAGTTTAA
- a CDS encoding LysR family transcriptional regulator, whose amino-acid sequence MNLNHLVYFRELAHTQHMSKAAHNLGISQPTLSYAIDNLEKQLGVPLFEHEGRNIKLSRFGQIYLKFISSGIDNIQRGNAILEQLLNVNEGNIQMAFPSVLGEKLVPELISSFKHTEDTENITFDLYEGEPKEILTNLLNEKYDFALAPKVDIPRDKDSKEKLDFLPIIQQEIMLAVPVNHPLAKLDSVEVSQISGQPFIGYTDECVLFPLINKILENGNVVSQIKYKMRDTDSILGFVTFGAGIALVPHITQYNRNKIKLIHLSDNKLIHQIYLAIKDNRFSTPSVSRFQNFLTRYCKENYKHQGKLL is encoded by the coding sequence ATGAATTTAAATCATTTAGTTTATTTTCGTGAACTAGCACATACACAGCACATGTCTAAGGCTGCCCATAATTTGGGGATCTCTCAACCAACCTTAAGTTATGCAATCGATAATTTGGAAAAACAGCTTGGTGTTCCTTTATTCGAGCATGAAGGAAGAAACATCAAGCTATCCCGTTTTGGACAAATATATTTGAAATTCATCAGCAGTGGAATTGACAATATCCAACGTGGAAATGCAATCCTTGAACAGCTGCTAAACGTTAACGAAGGCAACATACAAATGGCCTTCCCAAGTGTTTTAGGTGAAAAACTCGTTCCTGAATTAATCTCATCATTCAAACATACCGAAGATACCGAGAATATCACCTTTGATCTCTATGAAGGTGAACCAAAAGAAATCCTCACTAATTTACTAAATGAAAAATATGATTTTGCCTTAGCGCCAAAAGTAGACATCCCTCGCGATAAAGACTCAAAAGAGAAACTCGACTTTTTACCAATCATTCAGCAAGAAATTATGCTTGCAGTTCCAGTCAATCATCCTTTGGCAAAATTAGATTCTGTTGAAGTATCCCAAATTAGCGGTCAACCGTTTATTGGATATACCGATGAGTGTGTTTTGTTCCCTTTGATTAACAAAATCCTGGAAAATGGCAATGTGGTATCTCAAATTAAATACAAGATGCGTGATACAGATAGCATTCTTGGCTTCGTTACATTTGGGGCGGGAATTGCACTCGTACCACACATTACCCAATATAATCGAAATAAAATAAAGCTAATTCATTTATCTGATAACAAATTGATTCATCAAATATATTTAGCCATCAAGGATAATCGTTTCTCAACCCCATCAGTTTCGAGATTCCAAAATTTCTTAACTCGTTACTGCAAGGAAAACTACAAGCATCAAGGTAAGCTTCTTTAA